The bacterium genomic sequence CATCCTCTTCGCGCAGATCCGGGAGATGTTCAGCCACCTCACCTTCGAGGCCGTGGCCGTGACCTGCGGCACCTGCCGCGAGGCGCTGGCGGCGCTGGAGGCCGGGCGGATCTTCGGCTGCGCCGTCGCGGACGCCTCGCGCCTCGCGCTGGAGGCCGGCCCGCCGCTGGCGCTCGCCGGCGACTACCTCTACCACGCGCCCTGCCACGACTCGCTGGATGGCCGGGCCGCCGCGCTGCTCGCGGGCGCCGGCGCGCGGGTGGCGGCGGTGCCGCACTGCTGCTCGGAGGCCGGGACGCTGGCGCTCTCGCGGCCCGACATCGCGGGGGCGATGCGCCAGAGAAAGCGCGAGGCGCTGGCGGAGGCGCTTGCGGGGCGCGCGCCGGCAGGGTCGCAGGGGAGGGCGCAGGCGGGGCGCGCGCGGGGCGCGGTGCTGCTGACGAACTGCCCCTCGTGCCTCACCGGTCTCGGCCGCAACGCCGACCTGGGCGTCGCGCCGCGCCACATCGCGGTGGAGCTTGCCCGCGCGCTCTCGGGGGACGGCTGGCTCGAGCGCCTGCGCGGGCAGGTCCAGGCCGCCCAGGCCGTCCGCTTCTAGCAGGGCTCCTCGATCCGCAGCCCGCCCTCGGGGCAGACCCGCCGGAAGTCCTTGAGGTTGAAGGTCAGGAGCAGGTCGGCCCTGGCCCGGGTGGCGGCCTGGCACGCGAGGGCATCGTAGATGATGCCGCCGCAGAAGCCGAGGTCCGCGAGCCGGCGGACTGTCTCGCGGTAGTCTGCGACCGAGAGCGCCACGACGTCGGCGTGCGCCTCGACACTCTCCCGGACCAACCGGCCCGCGGCGGCCGGAGCGATCCGCGGGCTCACCGGCAGGGTCGTGAGCACGGCGAAGAGTTCCGCAAGGGTGTGGCCCGAGGTCAGGAGCCGGTCGCCGCCGGACCTCGCGCGCAGCAGGCGGGCGAACGCCCGCTCGTGTCGCGGATGCTCGCGGACCAGCGCGGCGACGAGGACCGAGGTGTCGAAATACACTCTCACCGGGACGCCATGCCGGACGTGTGGCGCATTCGCTCGCCCCGGGACTCGTTCACGGCCGCCTCCAGGTCGCCCGCGGCGGAGCCGGTGAAGATCAGGATGCCGTCCCTGAGCGCGAGCGCGGGTTCCTCGGCCACCGGCCGCAGCACGAGATGGTCCCCCTCCTCCTCGATCACGACGGCCGCCCCGGCGCGAAGCCCGAGCCGCGTGCGCAGAGACTTGGGCACGACCACCCGGCCAAAGCGGTCCAGCGTCGTCTTCATCGGCTCTCCTGTACCTGTCCCTTTGCCCCAATATCAATTGCCAATTGCCATCTGTCAACAGCATTCACTGGCCGGGAGCCGACCGGCGGGGCCGGACGCGCCGGACAATTTGCTATACTTCATATGGAGAATCATGCTCAGCGCCGCCAAGCTCAAGGAGCACTACGCCTTCACCGACGACGACGCCCGTCGCCTCGCGCTGCTGCGCCCCTTCATGGAGGCCGCGAAGGACCGCGTCGCCGAGGAGTTCTACCGCTTCGTCGTCGCGACGCCCGAGACCGCCGCCTTCGTCGAGGGGCAGCCGGAGCGCGAGACGCGCCACCGCGTCGCCCTCGCGTGGTGGTTCGCGCAGCTCTTCCGCGGCGAGTACGACGACCGCTACTTCCAGAACCTGGAGCGCATCGGCGCCACCCACGTGCGCATCGGCCTGCCCGGCCATTTCGTCAACGCCGCCGCGAGCCTGCT encodes the following:
- a CDS encoding (Fe-S)-binding protein, yielding LGAGGAAQRLAVRALRPLRREGDAGRASLFDAPLPPPDPVGLRDLLPACEPDQALLFEPEGAAVRTVFYFPGCGSERLYGLVGAAALHLLLGRGARVVLPPPYLCCGFPAYANARAGMNGRIGLRDAILFAQIREMFSHLTFEAVAVTCGTCREALAALEAGRIFGCAVADASRLALEAGPPLALAGDYLYHAPCHDSLDGRAAALLAGAGARVAAVPHCCSEAGTLALSRPDIAGAMRQRKREALAEALAGRAPAGSQGRAQAGRARGAVLLTNCPSCLTGLGRNADLGVAPRHIAVELARALSGDGWLERLRGQVQAAQAVRF
- a CDS encoding PIN domain-containing protein, with product MRVYFDTSVLVAALVREHPRHERAFARLLRARSGGDRLLTSGHTLAELFAVLTTLPVSPRIAPAAAGRLVRESVEAHADVVALSVADYRETVRRLADLGFCGGIIYDALACQAATRARADLLLTFNLKDFRRVCPEGGLRIEEPC
- a CDS encoding AbrB/MazE/SpoVT family DNA-binding domain-containing protein; translation: MKTTLDRFGRVVVPKSLRTRLGLRAGAAVVIEEEGDHLVLRPVAEEPALALRDGILIFTGSAAGDLEAAVNESRGERMRHTSGMASR